Below is a genomic region from Mustela lutreola isolate mMusLut2 chromosome 1, mMusLut2.pri, whole genome shotgun sequence.
GCAGAGACCCCCGCCGGCTGGTTCTCCTCTTCTCCTGGCCCCTCTCCGGGGTGGCCAGCGGCCAGAGGCCAGCTCCAGGCGTGGGGACCGTGCGGGCCGGTGCTCAACTGCGGCTCCCCTTCCCCCTGTGGGACTTCCAGGCAGGCCGGCAAGCCGCGTGAGCCGCCGCAGCAGCCGTGGCATCGTGGAAGAATGCTGTTTCCGCAGTTGTGACCTGGCCCTTCTGGAGACCTACTGTGCCACCCCCGCCAAGTCCGAGAGGGACGTGTCGACCCCTCCGACCGTGCTTCCGGTAAGAGGCGACCCGGCCTCGGGCTGCAGGGGGTCTCCTCGGCGCTGGGGGACCAGGGCCCGCAGCACGGCTGGTGGACACCCCCTGGAGGGTGAGCGTTGAGCCCTGCGGGGCCCCCCACGAGCTGGGCGCCCCCTGACTGGCCCCTTCCCCTTAGGACAACTTCCCCAGATACCCCGTGGGCAAGTTCTTCCAATATGACACCTGGAAGCAGTCCGCCCAACGACTGCGCAGGGGCCTGCCTGCCCTCCTGCGCGCCCGCCGGGGTCGCTTGCTCGCCAAGGAGCTCGAGGCGTTCAGAGAGGCCAAGCGTCATCGTCCGCTGATCGCCCTGCCCACCCACGACCCCGCGGCCCACGGGGGCGCCTCTCCGGAGGCCTCCGGCAATCAGAAGTGAGCCAAAATGTCGCGTAATTCTGCAAGATGGCACTGTCCACCTAGTGCCCTCCTCCTGGCCAGGGGCCGTTCCACCAGGCCCCGCCTCTGACCCCTTTTGGGATCGCATTCCCTCTGCGGgctcccccagccccggcccccgcGCCCCAAcctccccatgtcaggctcttctCTCCTTGGCCCTCTCCATCGGGCTGAGGAGACTCTAGCAACATCTCTAGAAATGTGCAAACTCAATTGGCTTTAAACATCCCCCCAAATTACCCCCAAATTATCCCCAAATTGTGTAACCAGAAAACCGAAACTACGAACCCCCTAACTCTCCCTCCCTCGTACACACACATTAGTCCCCTTAAAAAGAATTGGCTTTCTAGAAACACCTGGAACGTtaattagcttaaaaaaaaaatcctaaaattatcaattggctaaaaaaaaaaaaaaaaaaaaaaataccagaaccGAATTGGCTTAGAAACAATCGTGAAAGAATTAGGCCCccccccctccttctcttcccaggACCTCGAGTCAGATTGGCCGTGGCTCAGGCATCCCctccaggagaaaggaagggacccCAGATCTGCAGGTGGGCACGTCCGGGTCGCAGCCGGCTCCCGCCTCCTCAGGCCGAACTCCGGTCGCGCCATGGGGAGAATCGGGCGTCCTCAAACCAGCAAAGCCCCAGACTCGTTCCTCGCGCTGCTTCCCATCCCCAAAGTCACCGTGGA
It encodes:
- the IGF2 gene encoding insulin-like growth factor II isoform X4, with amino-acid sequence MPMGVPMGKSMLVLLTFLALASCCFAAYRPSETLCGGELVDTLQFVCGDRGFYFRLPGRPASRVSRRSSRGIVEECCFRSCDLALLETYCATPAKSERDVSTPPTVLPDNFPRYPVGKFFQYDTWKQSAQRLRRGLPALLRARRGRLLAKELEAFREAKRHRPLIALPTHDPAAHGGASPEASGNQK
- the IGF2 gene encoding insulin-like growth factor II isoform X3, with the translated sequence MVSPDPQIIVVAPGAEPDSTQVQRTEDGGIIIRIFWVGPKGELLTRTPMPMGVPMGKSMLVLLTFLALASCCFAAYRPSETLCGGELVDTLQFVCGDRGFYFRLPGRPASRVSRRSSRGIVEECCFRSCDLALLETYCATPAKSERDVSTPPTVLPDNFPRYPVGKFFQYDTWKQSAQRLRRGLPALLRARRGRLLAKELEAFREAKRHRPLIALPTHDPAAHGGASPEASGNQK
- the IGF2 gene encoding insulin-like growth factor II isoform X1, producing MVSPDPQIIVVAPGAEPDSTQVQRTEDGGIIIRIFWVGPKGELLTRTPVSLVMQMPMGVPMGKSMLVLLTFLALASCCFAAYRPSETLCGGELVDTLQFVCGDRGFYFRLPGRPASRVSRRSSRGIVEECCFRSCDLALLETYCATPAKSERDVSTPPTVLPDNFPRYPVGKFFQYDTWKQSAQRLRRGLPALLRARRGRLLAKELEAFREAKRHRPLIALPTHDPAAHGGASPEASGNQK
- the IGF2 gene encoding insulin-like growth factor II isoform X2; protein product: MVSPDPQIIVVAPGAEPDSTQVQRTEDGGIIIRIFWVGPKGELLTRTPVSLVMQMPMGVPMGKSMLVLLTFLALASCCFAAYRPSETLCGGELVDTLQFVCGDRGFYFSRPASRVSRRSSRGIVEECCFRSCDLALLETYCATPAKSERDVSTPPTVLPDNFPRYPVGKFFQYDTWKQSAQRLRRGLPALLRARRGRLLAKELEAFREAKRHRPLIALPTHDPAAHGGASPEASGNQK